In Phoenix dactylifera cultivar Barhee BC4 chromosome 1, palm_55x_up_171113_PBpolish2nd_filt_p, whole genome shotgun sequence, the genomic stretch aaaaataaaagaccCAAGATttgtatataaaataataagggTTGATATATTAATTTGTGCAAATTGCTTCTGGGGAAGTTCTCATGGTGGAACAAGGGGGATGTGTTTTGGTATGCACatgcgtgagagagagagagagagagagagagagagagagagaggccctCAACATTTGAATGGTTGGCTGCATCAATGGCTTCTTCTGGTTCCTTTCCCGGGGAAGAACTCTCCTAAACAAACTTCCAACATAGACTTCATAACTTGTAATAAAAAACAATTCACGCCATATTTTATACGCTCATAAGAATCAGAACAATCATATATATACATGATCCAAGGTAACGGGTATCATGATTCGGGGGCCACCTGGTCAACCAAATTGTCACCGAGTGGTGTCACCCATCCACAAAAATTAACAAAATCCCTAAATATATCGAAAGACAGGAGACTAGAAAATTTGATGATCAAATAAACATTTGTATATACACATATCCTCTCTACTACTACATCAAACACATTGTTTCTCTTATCATCTCTACTAGTTCATGATAGTTACAACCCCATAGACAAGCATATCATAGAATTATCCACTAGATTTAGGTAGAAGTACCCCATTATTAATCCATTAAGCTAATTACCTCTACAACCTCCGTGAATCTGGTGGTCAGCAGTCCCATCGAAACCAAACCCTAATCCAGGAGGAGCTCccatggaggaggaggaggaggaagatgagGCATGAGGATCCGGCCTCACAGGCCAGCCCATGGAGCTGGCCGGGTGTCCTGTGAAAACTTGTGCCATATGCGGGGATTGGAGCTCTTGCACCTGCCTCTTGAGGAACTTGACGTAATGAATGGCCTCGTCAAGCATCGATGCAGTGTCCATCTTTGTGCCCCCGGGGACCAGCTGCCGGAGGATCCTGATCCTCTCACCGATCCTCTCCCTCCGGTGACGGGCGGCGATGCTCTGCGGGTCATCGCTGATCCAAACATTCCGCCGCCTGGGCTTCTTGATCGTCGAGGGATCGATGTCCACCGGCTGCATGGCTGCAATCTTGTACATCATCTCCTTCATCGCTCCCAACCTTTCCTCTTCATACTCTCCTCCTCCTGCCTGCCTTTGGATTTCCATTTGGTCGCTAGGGAAGCTAGGAGAAGGGACATGAGCTTGAAGTTGGTCTATGGGCTGGACCAATTCAAAGGGAGCATGATCAAAAAGCAAATAGTTCCCCATATTCATCTCAAGATCCCAAGAGCTGCTATTGCTAGTATTGTTTGTGATATTATCCATAACTAACTAGGCAGTGTGGACTTTGTACAAGGAAAGATAAAAGAAAGGATGGAGAAGAATAGAGAGAGATACAAGGAGGTATATAGAGGACGCTATTGTTCCACTAATCCTTATAAAAGGGGACTTTGAAAACCAAAAGAGACCAAAGTTATTCTCCAGTTTCTGATTGGGTGTAAGATAAGGTTGGGAGGTAGGGAGGGGTGGTAAAAGAAAGGctttaatattatattgcacTGACATTGGATTGGTAGTGCTTATGACCGTGGAGTATGGGACATGTTCTATACATATATACTTTTTCGGTTTACTGCATTCAGAATGGTGATGGCACTAAAAAAATGATGTGGAAGGGAAAGATAGGGAAGGCACCAAATGATCAAGGGTACAGCTGTGCTCCTCGTAAAGGATTGCAGGCTTTTACTACACATCCCTAgagctctctctcttttatttgCTTTCTTTCACGGGTAACGAATGCTAGCTTTCAATTCCTAGAGTTGCCTCTTTACCATTAAACTCCACAGCCCCAAAGTCCACAAGGAATCCTTTTACGGGGAGTCCCATTTGATGAAATGTGATGACTTCTTCATGACTTAAAGCAATGCATTCATCTTTGTGAAGTTATTGGAGGGTGCAGTGGTGGATTTGGATCCATTGCTTGTATTGGTCTAGGTCACGTCTCTGCATGTGAGACACGTTCTGGATTCGCAGAGTATAAAACCTATTCTCAGCTACATTACTAATCTTGCTCAtattccccctctctctctttctctctctctcgcataCACTGACTTTTCTAATTCGGTCTTTCTAATTATTGCCAATACCTTTCAATTAAAAGAGGCTTAAATCACAATTAATGTGGCCTTGAGCAATAACAACTGAATCTAGGAAACAATTCTAATTTTTTGTGCGGCACATGCCACCATCTCATAATGGAGAGTACCTGCAAAACTATATCAGATAAACAGTGAACGAGACTTATGATGGGAAGCAACAAGACAAATTTCGAAGGGTATaagatttttttccccttttcttttccttttagtGGACAAGGTGGTTCAGACGTCTCTCACATATCAAGGTTGCAAATATCCTTTCCCCTCTTACATCAAAAGGAAAAGGGGATGAAAAAAATGGAGAAGTAGATATCCTTGTCAACCGACTACGCAACAGAAATTATCAGTTGCAACTTTACACCATTTTATTAACTATATATTGATAGTTGCAAGTGGCTAATTTTTAGTTGGTTTATAATTAAATAGAGACTGTCGAATCCCAAGCCAACTAGCAAACTTTGTTGACAATATTTCCATAAAAAATAGTCCAAACATTTTTCATAGAAGAGATTCTTGAGGGCAAGCAATGGTAGCATTTCATTCAGTACATTCTAACAATAACTCATTCTTGCTCAATGTCAATGATGTACAACCTTTTAGATAATTctcgttaaaaaaaaaaagtcaatggTTTAGAACTACAAAGTGAATCAAATGACAAAAATGGCCGAAAAGTGAAGAGTAACCGATGGGATGAATGTAGACCCATTGGGCAGGAATAGTCATTCCGGTCCCGGGAGAGATAGCAACACCGGTCTAAGTTGAAGAAAATCCAATGAATCACTGAAACGACCATGGGAATAAAATTCTATCAACAAGTGCAACTCATTCAATCAAATAACTAATGAAGGGATTTGTCACCACGCAATGCAATAGTAGGCTAGTATAACCATAGTAACGGTAGTAGCATAAGTTAATTAGCCATGACAATATGACAATCTAaatgacatttttttttatatcaagaACAAGAAATTTTTATAATTCACAATGAAAGGAGAAGCCACAGGTATATCAAAAAATTTTGGTTAATAATTTCTattagttcaaatggtctaTGCATACATTTTACTGTATTAACACTCATTCAGGTTAAGATTAAGCATAAACCACAAACTGAGTTATATAACCCACTGAATTCACTCCTTAGCGATGTTGACCAAAATTGACTGACACTAGTATAATTTTCACATCATATCTTTGAAATGATTGGTGGCACTCGTATATATTCTCATTCTTGGGTGAAAAATATGTCTAAAGCAATGTCAatgtcattagtttctttcttataCTCCTTTTATAAATGATAAAGCATAGATTAATTCAATTATTTGAAAGTAATACAATGTAGTAAAGCATGGATTATAATTCCTTTTTCATGTAGCACTCAACTTGGACATGCACACAGAATAACAGCAGAAAAAATATAATCTTTTATAGAATCAATGGCAATGGTAGTAATAGTTAATAGTTTAGACAATTATTAATGATTTTGTACCTGTACCTCAGCGAATATTTGCACTTTGAAGTCAGAGGGAACCATTTAATGGAGTTTTGAGAatgtatcaattgattaatGCGGTCGTCCTTTTCAGGACATCCCAATGAATTGTTCGAATCACAATTCAATATCTTGatcaaaagaaacaaaattgCATGGGATTCTGAGCACATATGTCAGACTGATGCATGATGTTGGAGATGCCATCACTGATCCATTACCTTCTTTAGGTATGGGACTAACCTTTAATCATGTCGGTCTGGTGTTACATCATCGATATGGAAGAATCTTTGAAAATAAGATGCAATTGTAAGATTGGTTCGCATGATTATGTATATTAGATTATCGACATTTCAAGCTTGCTGGTGTCAAAGAAGTGTCcatgagaaaaagaagaaaatcatcaCGAATGAACTGTGACATCATTGCTAGGAGAGTATCACACAATATTGCTGCACAAATTTCACTTTCCAGCCATGAATGATCTTTATCATTATATTGTAAGTCATAATAAGAGCAGAGACTTGTAAGTC encodes the following:
- the LOC113463163 gene encoding transcription factor HEC3-like, whose protein sequence is MDNITNNTSNSSSWDLEMNMGNYLLFDHAPFELVQPIDQLQAHVPSPSFPSDQMEIQRQAGGGEYEEERLGAMKEMMYKIAAMQPVDIDPSTIKKPRRRNVWISDDPQSIAARHRRERIGERIRILRQLVPGGTKMDTASMLDEAIHYVKFLKRQVQELQSPHMAQVFTGHPASSMGWPVRPDPHASSSSSSSSMGAPPGLGFGFDGTADHQIHGGCRGN